A stretch of the Rodentibacter haemolyticus genome encodes the following:
- a CDS encoding pyridoxal phosphatase produces the protein MNYKAVAFDLDGTLLNGQGQILTENKKAIQTLLEKGIQVILVTGRHHTAVKPYYRELGLTTPIICCNGTYVYDVETDSTPFANPLSKQQAQLIFDVAEKHHCHLLMYSKDSMNYAKLNPHMEKFLQWVESCPPEVRPDVRKVASIQDVIDNHQPIWKCVISAPDKNIMNAVVADLPQGEFSCEWSWVDRIDIANAGNTKGGRLVALLAQWGIDPQQVIAFGDNHNDISMLKAVGLGVAMDNAEDEVKQQAKLITRSNNEAGIADVLKTYFSI, from the coding sequence ATGAATTATAAAGCGGTCGCCTTTGATCTTGATGGCACATTACTCAACGGACAAGGGCAAATTTTGACTGAGAATAAAAAAGCAATTCAAACATTGCTGGAAAAAGGTATTCAAGTCATTTTGGTAACGGGCAGACATCATACCGCCGTCAAACCTTATTATCGGGAATTAGGGCTAACGACACCGATTATTTGTTGCAATGGCACTTACGTTTACGATGTTGAAACCGATAGCACACCTTTTGCCAATCCCCTTTCCAAACAACAGGCACAACTGATTTTTGATGTGGCGGAAAAACATCATTGTCATCTCTTAATGTATTCAAAAGATTCGATGAATTATGCAAAACTTAATCCCCACATGGAAAAATTTTTACAATGGGTGGAAAGCTGCCCGCCGGAAGTCCGCCCTGATGTGCGCAAAGTAGCGAGTATTCAAGATGTGATAGATAATCATCAACCGATTTGGAAATGTGTTATTTCCGCACCGGATAAAAATATAATGAATGCCGTTGTTGCAGACTTGCCACAGGGCGAGTTTAGTTGTGAATGGTCTTGGGTTGATCGCATTGATATTGCTAACGCAGGCAATACCAAAGGGGGAAGACTGGTTGCATTATTAGCCCAATGGGGAATTGATCCGCAGCAGGTTATTGCCTTTGGCGATAACCATAATGATATCAGTATGCTCAAAGCCGTAGGACTAGGCGTTGCAATGGACAATGCCGAAGATGAAGTGAAACAACAGGCAAAATTAATTACTCGTAGCAATAATGAAGCGGGTATTGCCGATGTATTGAAAACTTATTTTTCAATTTAA
- a CDS encoding L-ribulose-5-phosphate 3-epimerase, producing MRKHKLGIYEKALPKNISWQDRLSIAKTCGFDFVEMSIDETDERLARLDWSKKERLKLVKAIVNTGVTIPSMCLSGHRRFPFGSRDEAIRQKAYEIMEKAIQFAVDTGIRTIQLAGYDVYYEEQDEGTIERFQKGLEWAVELAAGNQVTLAVEIMDTKFMSSISRWKKWDEIIKSPWFTVYPDLGNLSAWNDNVAEELKLGIDKISAIHLKDTYKVTETCKGQFRDVPFGEGCVDFPACFKTLAELNYRGAFLIEMWTEKADEPIAEIINARRWIEQKMQEGGFTL from the coding sequence GTGAGAAAACATAAACTAGGCATTTATGAAAAAGCCTTACCTAAAAATATCAGTTGGCAAGACAGGTTATCAATTGCCAAGACCTGTGGCTTTGATTTTGTTGAAATGTCTATTGACGAAACCGATGAGCGTTTGGCTCGTCTTGATTGGAGTAAAAAAGAACGCTTAAAATTAGTGAAAGCGATTGTCAACACGGGCGTAACCATTCCCTCAATGTGTTTATCCGGTCATCGCCGTTTTCCCTTTGGCAGCCGTGATGAGGCGATTCGCCAAAAAGCCTATGAAATTATGGAAAAAGCCATTCAATTCGCGGTGGATACGGGTATTCGTACCATTCAACTTGCAGGCTATGATGTTTATTATGAAGAGCAAGATGAAGGCACGATTGAACGTTTTCAGAAAGGTTTGGAATGGGCGGTTGAACTTGCCGCCGGCAACCAAGTTACCCTTGCGGTAGAAATTATGGATACCAAGTTTATGAGTTCTATTTCCCGTTGGAAAAAATGGGACGAAATCATCAAATCCCCATGGTTTACCGTTTATCCTGACTTAGGCAATCTTTCGGCTTGGAATGATAATGTCGCCGAAGAACTCAAATTAGGCATCGATAAAATCTCCGCTATTCATTTAAAAGATACTTACAAAGTAACCGAAACCTGTAAAGGTCAGTTCCGTGATGTACCTTTCGGCGAAGGTTGTGTGGATTTCCCGGCCTGTTTCAAAACCTTAGCGGAACTCAATTATCGCGGTGCATTCTTAATTGAAATGTGGACAGAAAAAGCGGACGAACCTATTGCGGAAATTATCAATGCACGCCGTTGGATCGAACAAAAAATGCAAGAAGGAGGGTTTACCCTATGA
- the ulaR gene encoding HTH-type transcriptional regulator UlaR encodes MNENYRHRRLLQLLFEKKALSTAEIIELLDVSPATARRDINKLAEQGRLKKVRNGAEALSPSTTVDPYNRTINNLDEKQRIAMAASRLCQDGDSIILTCGSTMQMLGERLCGRKLQIITNFLPLANQLIVNNHEDLVIMGGQYNRNKAITLSLNQNESPYAANIMFTSGKGFTIDGLYKTDMIIANSEHRLSSKASKYVVLLDSTKLGQQVGMLFTELKNIDLLITGKESDPNIIDALREQGLEIILA; translated from the coding sequence ATGAACGAAAATTACCGCCATCGGCGGCTTTTGCAATTATTATTTGAGAAAAAAGCACTTTCTACGGCTGAAATTATTGAATTACTGGACGTTTCTCCGGCCACAGCGAGACGAGATATTAATAAATTAGCAGAACAGGGACGTTTAAAAAAAGTACGTAACGGTGCGGAGGCGTTAAGCCCCTCAACCACGGTTGATCCCTATAATCGAACAATTAACAATCTTGATGAAAAGCAACGTATTGCAATGGCTGCGAGTCGTTTATGTCAAGATGGAGATTCGATTATTTTGACCTGCGGTTCGACAATGCAGATGTTAGGGGAACGGTTATGTGGCAGAAAATTACAAATCATCACGAATTTTCTGCCATTGGCAAACCAACTGATTGTAAATAACCACGAGGATCTTGTCATTATGGGGGGACAATATAATCGTAATAAAGCCATTACCCTTTCCCTTAACCAAAATGAAAGCCCTTATGCGGCAAATATTATGTTCACCAGCGGTAAAGGCTTTACCATAGACGGACTGTATAAAACGGATATGATTATTGCAAATTCAGAACATCGTTTATCCAGCAAAGCGAGCAAGTATGTGGTGTTATTGGATAGTACCAAACTAGGTCAGCAAGTAGGAATGTTATTTACCGAGCTTAAAAATATTGATTTATTAATTACAGGCAAAGAATCCGATCCAAATATTATTGATGCGTTAAGAGAACAAGGCTTGGAGATTATATTAGCGTAA
- the asnA gene encoding aspartate--ammonia ligase: MKKTFILQQQEISFVKNTFTQNLIEQLGIIEVQGPILSQVGNGMQDNLSGIEKAVQVNVKQIPNAVFEVVHSLAKWKRHTLARFHFKEGEGLFVHMKALRPDEDSLDSTHSVYVDQWDWEKVIPAGRRNFAYLKETVNSIYRAIRLTELAVEARFDIPSILPKQIAFVHSEDLVKRYPDLSSKERENAICKEYGAVFLIGIGGKLSDGKPHDGRAPDYDDWTTESENGYKGLNGDILVWNPDLEKAFELSSMGIRVDESALRLQVGLTGDEARLEMDWHQELLNGKLPLTIGGGIGQSRLAMFLLRKKHIGEVQSSVWPKEMLEQYQHIL; this comes from the coding sequence ATGAAAAAAACATTTATTTTACAGCAACAAGAAATTAGCTTTGTAAAAAACACCTTTACACAAAACTTAATTGAACAACTTGGTATCATTGAGGTACAAGGTCCTATTCTTAGCCAAGTGGGCAATGGTATGCAAGATAACTTATCGGGGATTGAAAAAGCGGTTCAAGTAAACGTAAAACAAATCCCGAATGCCGTATTTGAAGTGGTTCACTCTTTGGCAAAATGGAAACGCCATACCCTTGCCCGTTTCCATTTTAAAGAGGGCGAAGGGCTATTCGTCCATATGAAAGCATTACGTCCGGACGAAGATTCATTAGATTCGACCCATTCCGTTTATGTAGATCAATGGGACTGGGAAAAAGTGATCCCAGCTGGTCGCCGTAACTTTGCTTACTTAAAAGAAACCGTAAACTCCATTTATCGCGCAATTCGTTTAACCGAACTTGCCGTAGAAGCCCGTTTTGATATCCCTTCCATTTTGCCAAAACAAATTGCTTTTGTTCACAGTGAAGATTTAGTCAAACGTTATCCTGACTTAAGCAGTAAGGAGCGTGAAAATGCAATCTGTAAAGAATACGGTGCCGTATTCTTAATTGGTATCGGCGGAAAACTTTCCGATGGAAAACCACATGATGGTCGAGCCCCGGATTATGATGACTGGACAACCGAATCTGAAAACGGCTATAAAGGTTTAAACGGCGATATTTTGGTGTGGAACCCGGATCTTGAAAAAGCTTTCGAACTGTCTTCAATGGGGATTCGTGTTGATGAATCGGCACTTCGCTTGCAAGTAGGTTTAACCGGCGATGAAGCCCGTTTAGAAATGGATTGGCATCAAGAATTGCTCAACGGCAAATTACCGCTCACGATTGGCGGCGGCATCGGTCAATCCCGTTTGGCGATGTTCCTACTACGTAAAAAACACATTGGCGAAGTTCAATCAAGTGTATGGCCAAAAGAAATGTTAGAGCAATATCAACACATTCTTTAA
- a CDS encoding extracellular solute-binding protein, whose product MKKSFVRSIKSLFLSATVLFTASAFANNKLYVYNWTDYVPSDLVAQFTKESGVEVIYSTFESNEEMYAKLKLTENAGQGYDLVFPSSYYVNKMIKENMLQPLDHSKLSNLKQVPTHLLNKEFDPENKYSLPYVYGLTGIEVNADEIDPNSITSWGDLWKPEFKHKVLMTSDAREVFHIALLLDGKSPNTTNEDEIKAAYERLVNLLPNVVTFNSDSPEVPYVQGEAAIGMIWNGSAYLARKENPSLQFIYPKEGAIFWMDNYAIPRTAKNVEGAHKFIDFLLRPENAKVVVERMGFSMPNNGVKALLNPELANDPILFPSAEQVEKGIMQGDVGEAIDIYEKYWNKLKTN is encoded by the coding sequence TTGAAAAAATCTTTTGTTCGCTCAATCAAATCTCTTTTCCTTTCGGCAACCGTACTTTTTACGGCATCCGCTTTCGCCAACAATAAGCTTTATGTTTATAACTGGACGGACTATGTGCCTTCCGATCTTGTTGCTCAATTTACTAAAGAAAGCGGTGTGGAGGTCATTTATTCCACCTTTGAAAGCAATGAAGAAATGTATGCAAAGTTAAAACTGACGGAAAATGCCGGACAAGGCTACGACTTGGTTTTTCCATCAAGCTATTACGTTAATAAAATGATCAAAGAGAATATGTTGCAACCTTTAGATCACAGCAAACTGAGTAACTTGAAACAAGTGCCGACACATCTTTTAAACAAGGAATTTGATCCTGAAAATAAATATTCTTTGCCTTATGTATATGGTTTAACGGGGATCGAAGTGAACGCGGATGAGATTGATCCGAACAGTATTACAAGTTGGGGGGATTTGTGGAAACCGGAGTTTAAACACAAAGTATTAATGACCAGCGATGCACGTGAAGTTTTTCATATCGCATTATTATTAGACGGTAAATCACCGAATACCACGAATGAAGACGAAATCAAAGCCGCTTATGAACGTTTGGTTAATTTATTACCTAACGTGGTAACCTTTAATTCGGATTCACCGGAAGTCCCTTACGTACAAGGCGAAGCGGCGATCGGTATGATTTGGAACGGTTCCGCTTATTTAGCACGTAAAGAAAACCCAAGCTTACAATTTATCTATCCGAAGGAAGGGGCTATTTTCTGGATGGACAATTATGCGATACCGAGAACCGCAAAAAATGTAGAAGGCGCGCATAAATTTATTGATTTCTTGCTTCGTCCGGAAAATGCAAAAGTAGTGGTAGAACGTATGGGCTTCTCTATGCCGAATAACGGTGTGAAAGCCTTATTAAATCCTGAACTCGCTAACGATCCGATTTTATTCCCATCGGCTGAACAAGTCGAAAAAGGCATTATGCAAGGGGATGTGGGTGAAGCGATTGATATTTATGAAAAATATTGGAATAAATTGAAAACCAATTAA
- the proS gene encoding proline--tRNA ligase — MRTSQYLFSTLKETPAEAAIVSHQLMLRAGMIRPLASGLYHWMPTGWRVLRKVEKVIREEMDKSGALEIKMPVVQPAELWQESGRWDQYGPELLRFTDRGERGFVIGPTNEEAITDLMRREITSYRQLPINLYHIQTKFRDEVRPRFGVMRSREFIMKDAYSFHTDKESLQQTYDVMYQTYSNIFSRLGLDFRAVQADTGSIGGSASHEFQVLANSGEDDVIFSTESDYAANIELAEAIAVGERGAPTKAMELIDTPNAKTIAELVEQFNQPIEKTVKTLIVKGASEEQPLVALVIRGDHELNEIKAEKLAEVASPLEFADEAEIKAKIGAGVGSLGPVNLTVPVIIDRTVALMSDFSAGANIDDKHYFNINWERDVALPKIADLRNVVEGDPSPDGKGTLLIKRGIEVGHIFQLGKKYSEAMNATVQGEDGRPMVVTMGCYGIGVTRVVAAAIEQHYDDRGIIWPTDEIAPFTVAIVPMNMHKSESVQQYAEELYRTLLAQGVDVIFDDRKERPGVMFADMELIGVPHMIVIGEKNLANGEIEYKNRRNGEKEMIGKDQLLDFLNGKLA, encoded by the coding sequence ATGCGTACAAGTCAATATTTATTCTCTACATTAAAGGAAACGCCGGCGGAAGCGGCGATTGTGAGTCATCAACTGATGTTGCGTGCGGGGATGATTCGCCCTCTGGCTTCAGGTTTATACCATTGGATGCCGACCGGATGGCGGGTTCTTCGGAAAGTAGAAAAAGTGATTCGCGAAGAAATGGATAAAAGCGGTGCGCTTGAAATTAAAATGCCGGTTGTGCAACCGGCGGAACTGTGGCAGGAGTCCGGTCGTTGGGATCAATATGGTCCGGAATTATTGCGTTTTACCGATCGTGGTGAGCGTGGTTTTGTTATCGGGCCGACGAATGAAGAAGCCATTACGGATCTAATGCGACGTGAAATCACCTCTTATCGTCAGCTACCGATTAACCTTTATCATATTCAGACCAAATTTCGTGATGAGGTTCGCCCACGTTTCGGCGTGATGCGCAGTCGTGAGTTTATAATGAAAGATGCCTATTCTTTCCATACGGATAAAGAAAGTTTGCAACAAACTTATGATGTAATGTATCAAACTTATAGTAATATTTTCAGTCGCTTAGGTTTGGATTTCCGCGCAGTGCAAGCAGACACGGGGTCTATCGGCGGTAGTGCATCTCACGAGTTTCAAGTGTTAGCAAATAGCGGTGAAGATGATGTGATTTTCTCTACAGAATCGGACTATGCGGCAAATATTGAACTGGCCGAAGCGATTGCAGTCGGAGAACGAGGCGCACCGACCAAAGCCATGGAACTCATTGATACGCCGAATGCAAAAACGATTGCGGAATTGGTGGAACAATTTAATCAACCGATTGAAAAAACCGTGAAGACCTTGATTGTAAAGGGGGCAAGTGAAGAACAGCCTCTTGTTGCGCTAGTGATTCGTGGCGATCATGAGTTAAACGAAATCAAAGCGGAAAAATTAGCGGAAGTCGCCTCGCCGTTGGAGTTTGCCGATGAAGCGGAAATTAAGGCGAAAATCGGTGCGGGCGTAGGTTCATTAGGGCCGGTAAATCTGACAGTTCCGGTAATTATTGATCGTACGGTGGCATTGATGTCCGATTTCAGTGCCGGTGCGAATATTGATGACAAACATTATTTCAATATCAACTGGGAACGTGATGTTGCCTTGCCGAAAATCGCTGATCTTCGCAATGTCGTAGAAGGTGATCCAAGTCCGGATGGAAAAGGCACGTTGCTTATTAAGCGCGGTATTGAAGTAGGACATATTTTCCAACTCGGAAAAAAATATTCAGAAGCGATGAATGCAACGGTTCAAGGTGAAGACGGTCGTCCAATGGTTGTAACCATGGGTTGTTACGGTATTGGTGTAACCCGAGTTGTGGCGGCAGCGATTGAGCAACATTATGATGATCGCGGTATTATTTGGCCGACAGATGAAATCGCACCATTTACCGTGGCGATTGTGCCGATGAATATGCATAAATCCGAAAGCGTGCAACAATATGCCGAAGAATTGTACCGCACTTTACTGGCGCAAGGCGTAGATGTGATTTTTGATGATCGTAAAGAACGTCCCGGTGTGATGTTTGCGGATATGGAACTTATCGGTGTACCGCATATGATCGTCATTGGTGAGAAAAACCTTGCGAACGGTGAAATTGAATATAAAAATCGCCGTAACGGTGAGAAAGAAATGATTGGAAAAGACCAATTGTTAGATTTCTTAAACGGGAAATTAGCGTAA
- the araD gene encoding L-ribulose-5-phosphate 4-epimerase, translating to MSQLTELSPELLAMRERVFKANLELPKYKLITFTWGNVSEIDRASGIVAIKPSGVEYDQMTVEDIVLVDLQGNRVYGDKKPSSDTPTHLELYRQFTEIGGVVHTHSRHATAWAQAGEDILALGTTQGDYFYGSIPCTRKMTPEEIAGEYELETGKVIVETFRKRQIDPKSVPAVLVHSHGPFTWGKDAFDAVHNSVVLEEVAYMNFVSHQIRPNIGSMQQELLDKHYLRKHGKNAYYGQ from the coding sequence ATGAGCCAATTAACCGAATTAAGCCCAGAATTACTGGCAATGCGTGAAAGAGTATTTAAAGCAAATTTAGAACTGCCTAAATATAAATTGATCACTTTTACTTGGGGAAATGTAAGTGAAATTGATCGGGCAAGCGGCATTGTTGCCATAAAACCTTCCGGTGTGGAATACGATCAAATGACGGTGGAAGATATTGTTTTAGTCGATCTGCAAGGCAATCGGGTATATGGTGATAAAAAACCTTCTTCCGATACACCTACGCATTTGGAACTTTATCGTCAATTTACCGAGATTGGCGGTGTCGTGCATACCCATTCCCGCCACGCCACCGCTTGGGCGCAGGCCGGCGAAGATATTTTGGCACTGGGCACAACTCAGGGGGATTATTTCTATGGTTCTATTCCTTGCACCCGCAAAATGACTCCTGAAGAAATTGCAGGCGAATATGAATTAGAAACCGGGAAAGTGATTGTCGAGACGTTCCGTAAACGCCAAATTGACCCCAAATCCGTGCCTGCGGTACTGGTTCATTCACATGGTCCGTTTACTTGGGGCAAAGATGCTTTTGATGCGGTGCATAATTCCGTCGTATTGGAAGAAGTGGCTTATATGAACTTTGTAAGCCACCAAATTCGCCCGAATATCGGCTCAATGCAACAGGAATTGTTAGACAAGCATTATCTGCGTAAGCACGGCAAAAACGCGTATTATGGGCAATAA
- a CDS encoding NAD(P)/FAD-dependent oxidoreductase produces the protein MLNFANQEHVPSYYFDSRNQDFQLPALTQVEQADACVIGAGFFGLSAALELAEKGKKVIVLEGARVGFGASGRSGGQAINGFEEGIDEYIKEVGFDKARKLWEMSLEAIDIIDERITRYGIQCDWKKGYATLALNERRMDDLIEMEKASHENFGYKNMQLWDKAKLKRHLGSDIYVGGLYDSNSGHLHPLNYCLGLAKACLDLGVRIFEQSPVVDLIEKNGSIEVKTTQSAVISQDVILATNAYIDVLPKSIHHGINRKIMPVESFIIATEPLSQTLADSVINNGMSVCDNNLLLDYYRLSADNRLLFGSDSSSEKDMVAVMRQNMLHVFPQLEGVKIDYGWAGPIDMTMNATPHFGRISPHIYFAHGYSGHGVALTGLAGRIIAEAILGDDERLRIFEELKVPSVYGGKIVKNLATKIGVQYYKFLDRFR, from the coding sequence ATGCTGAATTTTGCCAATCAGGAACACGTACCATCTTACTATTTCGATTCACGCAATCAAGATTTTCAACTTCCCGCGTTAACACAGGTTGAACAAGCGGATGCGTGCGTTATCGGTGCCGGTTTCTTCGGTTTATCCGCCGCTCTTGAACTCGCTGAGAAGGGAAAAAAAGTCATCGTATTAGAAGGCGCACGTGTGGGATTCGGTGCTTCAGGGCGAAGCGGTGGACAAGCGATTAACGGCTTTGAAGAAGGCATTGACGAATACATCAAAGAAGTGGGTTTTGATAAAGCTCGTAAATTATGGGAAATGTCCTTAGAAGCCATTGATATTATTGATGAACGCATTACCAGATACGGCATTCAATGCGACTGGAAAAAAGGTTACGCCACCCTTGCGCTGAATGAACGCCGTATGGATGACCTCATCGAAATGGAAAAAGCCAGCCACGAAAATTTTGGCTATAAAAATATGCAACTTTGGGATAAAGCGAAACTCAAACGGCACTTGGGCAGCGATATTTACGTGGGCGGTTTATACGACAGCAATTCAGGACATTTGCACCCGCTTAATTATTGCTTAGGGTTAGCAAAAGCCTGTTTAGATCTCGGCGTGCGGATTTTCGAGCAATCGCCGGTCGTGGATCTGATTGAAAAAAACGGCAGTATCGAAGTAAAAACCACGCAAAGTGCGGTCATTTCTCAAGATGTTATTTTAGCAACCAACGCCTATATTGATGTGCTACCCAAATCGATTCACCATGGCATTAATCGCAAAATTATGCCGGTCGAAAGTTTTATCATAGCAACCGAACCTTTAAGTCAAACCCTTGCCGATTCCGTGATTAATAATGGTATGTCGGTATGTGATAATAATTTATTACTCGATTATTATCGTCTAAGTGCGGATAATCGCCTTCTTTTCGGCAGTGATTCCAGTTCGGAAAAAGATATGGTTGCCGTAATGCGGCAAAATATGCTGCACGTTTTCCCACAACTTGAAGGGGTTAAAATCGATTACGGCTGGGCGGGGCCAATCGATATGACAATGAACGCCACGCCGCATTTTGGTCGAATTTCCCCGCATATTTATTTTGCTCACGGCTATTCCGGGCACGGCGTTGCATTAACAGGGCTTGCCGGTCGCATTATCGCGGAAGCCATTTTAGGCGATGATGAACGCTTACGAATTTTCGAGGAACTAAAAGTACCATCCGTTTATGGCGGAAAGATCGTAAAAAATTTAGCCACCAAAATCGGCGTGCAGTATTATAAGTTTTTGGATCGTTTTCGCTAG
- the serA gene encoding phosphoglycerate dehydrogenase — translation MTNKVSLDKSKIKFVLLEGVHQSALDTLNAAGYTNIDYYKKALDGDELKAAIKDAHFIGLRSRTHLTAEMIEAAPKLIAIGCFCIGTNQVDLNAAKARGIPVFNAPFSNTRSVAELVLGEILLLMRNVPQANAEVHRGVWNKSAVGSHEVRGKKLGIVGYGHIGSQLSIIAESLGMDVHFYDVENKLPLGNAKQIRHLEELLGSCDIISLHVPDLPSTRNLMSAERIAQLKQGSILINAARGTVVDIDALAQALKEGKIHGAAIDVFPVEPASINEEFISPLREFDNVILTPHIGGSTAEAQENIGFEVAGKFVKYSDNGSTLSSVNFPEVSLPEHAGTKRLLHIHENRPGILNKLNQVFVEANVNIAAQYLQTDPKIGYVVVDVETEDTAPLLAKLREIDGTIRARVLY, via the coding sequence ATGACAAACAAAGTTTCACTTGATAAATCAAAAATCAAATTTGTGCTGTTGGAAGGCGTGCATCAAAGCGCACTTGATACTTTGAATGCGGCAGGTTATACAAATATTGATTATTACAAAAAAGCGCTTGATGGTGATGAACTGAAAGCGGCGATTAAAGATGCGCATTTTATCGGTTTACGCTCGCGTACTCATTTAACGGCGGAAATGATTGAGGCTGCGCCGAAACTCATTGCGATAGGCTGTTTTTGTATCGGCACTAATCAAGTGGATTTGAATGCGGCAAAAGCACGTGGTATTCCGGTATTTAACGCGCCGTTTTCAAATACGCGATCTGTGGCTGAATTAGTGTTAGGTGAAATTTTGTTGCTTATGCGTAATGTGCCGCAAGCAAATGCAGAAGTACATCGTGGTGTATGGAATAAGTCTGCGGTGGGTTCTCACGAAGTACGCGGTAAAAAATTGGGCATTGTCGGTTATGGTCATATCGGTTCCCAATTGAGTATTATTGCGGAATCACTCGGTATGGATGTTCACTTCTATGATGTTGAAAATAAATTGCCATTGGGTAATGCAAAACAGATACGTCATTTAGAAGAATTACTTGGTTCTTGTGATATTATTTCTTTACATGTGCCGGATTTACCATCTACCCGAAATTTAATGAGTGCAGAACGTATAGCACAACTTAAACAGGGTTCTATTTTAATTAATGCGGCACGTGGGACGGTGGTGGATATTGATGCACTGGCGCAAGCGTTAAAAGAAGGAAAGATTCACGGCGCGGCAATTGATGTCTTTCCTGTTGAACCGGCATCAATTAATGAAGAATTTATTTCGCCGTTGCGTGAGTTTGATAATGTGATTTTAACGCCGCATATCGGCGGTTCAACGGCAGAAGCGCAAGAAAATATCGGTTTTGAAGTGGCAGGAAAATTTGTGAAATATTCCGATAACGGGTCAACCTTATCTTCCGTAAACTTCCCTGAGGTTTCTTTACCGGAACACGCCGGCACGAAACGTTTATTGCATATTCATGAAAATCGCCCGGGTATTCTTAATAAACTTAACCAAGTTTTCGTAGAAGCAAATGTAAATATTGCTGCGCAATACTTACAAACTGATCCGAAAATCGGCTATGTTGTGGTGGATGTTGAAACAGAAGACACTGCACCATTATTAGCAAAATTACGTGAGATTGACGGCACGATTCGTGCGCGTGTGTTGTACTAA
- the asnC gene encoding transcriptional regulator AsnC yields the protein MHNIDNLDQQILRVLTKDARTPYAEMAKNFGVSPGTIHVRVEKMRQSGIIEGTKVIIDERKLGYDVCCFIGIILKSAKDYEKVIKKLETFDEVVEAYYTTGNYSIFIKVMTHTIAELHSVLATKIQLIDEIQSTETLISMQNPILRDIKP from the coding sequence ATGCACAATATCGATAATCTGGATCAACAAATTCTTCGTGTTCTCACCAAAGATGCCCGTACGCCCTATGCAGAAATGGCGAAAAATTTTGGCGTTAGCCCCGGTACCATTCACGTTCGTGTCGAAAAAATGCGTCAATCGGGTATTATTGAAGGGACAAAAGTGATTATTGATGAACGTAAACTCGGTTATGATGTGTGCTGTTTCATCGGGATTATTTTGAAGAGTGCGAAAGATTACGAGAAAGTCATCAAGAAACTGGAAACTTTTGATGAAGTTGTCGAGGCTTATTATACGACAGGAAATTATTCGATTTTCATCAAGGTGATGACACACACTATTGCCGAATTACATTCGGTACTGGCGACAAAGATTCAATTGATTGATGAGATTCAGTCCACCGAAACCTTGATTTCAATGCAAAATCCTATTTTGAGAGATATTAAACCTTAG